A single genomic interval of Pseudorca crassidens isolate mPseCra1 chromosome 19, mPseCra1.hap1, whole genome shotgun sequence harbors:
- the ZMYND15 gene encoding zinc finger MYND domain-containing protein 15 isoform X15: MACPMGSGDPRKPRKLTVGDAQLHRELENLVPRLKVKLTKTPMRTWGPRPGFTFASLRARNCHVCHRHSFEVKLNPCPQCGAVLYCGEACLQADWKRCPDDVSHRFWCPRLAAFMERAGELATLPFTYTAEVTSETFNKEAFLASRGLTRGYWTQLSMLIPGPGTLGHPRGSTPSLSVLLNGDPYQLLQGDGPALMPPVPPDPPRGLFGSWQDYYTWRGLSLDSPMAVLLTYPLTVYYVITHLVPQSFPELNIQNKQSLKIHVMEAGKEFDLIMVFWELLVLLPHVALELQFVGDSLPPESDQQNFTLQRVRAEGGALLFSPNPPAVLPAGLCPSDPCLLSPVLSDASPSTKTSTGFSTPLQTPQDDLEVSVRPGSGVSARLSSGTKEKGGRRDLQIKVSARPYHLLQGPKPDLVIGHLAELAAPVTVPPSAGLLHREQRVRLCDGRPDHGGGHGRGHQPSTAQPFPLPLSPQSGGQLYALVRPSCSLATHPERSTATLVSAVLGPSWSSPTPCFRRAHSHHPRWRVSTTPTHPSLDPAHKNLSNSSFPSPAHPTPTPHPPPRPQPLSKKKPGYARAGRALSLAPPPETRSPQTPPLGKIPASWHRP, translated from the exons ATGGCCTGTCCCATGGGCTCTGGAGACCCCCGAAAGCCCCGAAAGCTTACTGTGGGAGACGCCCAGCTGCATCG GGAGCTGGAGAATCTGGTCCCAAGGCTGAAAGTGAAGCTAACCAAGACCCCGATGCGGACATGGGGTCCCCGGCCCGGCTTCACCTTTGCCTCCCTTCGGGCTCGAAACTGCCATGTTTGTCACAGGCATAGCTTTGAAGTGAAGCTAAACCCCTG CCCCCAGTGTGGCGCTGTCTTGTACTGCGGAGAGGCTTGTCTCCAGGCTGACTGGAAGCGATGCCCAGATGATGTGAGCCATCGATTTTGGTGCCCAAGGCTTGCAGCCTTCATGGAGCGGGCCGGAGAACTGGCAACTCTGCCTTTTACCTACACCGCAG AGGTGACCAGTGAAACCTTTAACAAGGAGGCCTTCCTGGCCTCACGAGGCCTCACTCGTGGCTACTGGACCCAGCTCAGCATGCTGATTCCAGGCCCTGGCACCCTCGGGCACCCAAGGGGCAGCACACCATCCCTCAGCGTTCTTCTCAATG GAGATCCCTACCAGCTTCTTCAGGGGGATGGGCCTGCTCTGATGCCTCCTGTGCCCCCAGATCCACCCAGGGGCCTCTTTG GCTCGTGGCAGGATTACTACACATGGCGGGGCCTCAGCTTGGACTCCCCCATGGCTGTGCTTCTCACCTACCCGCTGACTGTGTACTACGTCATCACCCATCTGGTGCCCCAGTCCT TCCCTGAGCTCAACATCCAGAACAAACAGTCACTGAAAATCCATGTGATGGAGGCTGGGAAGGAGTTTGACCTCATCATGGTGTTTTGG GAGCTCTTGGTCTTGCTCCCCCACGTGGCCCTGGAGCTGCAGTTTGTGGGTGACAGCCTGCCCCCTGAGAGTGACCAGCAGAATTTTACCCTGCAGAGGGTGAGGGCTGAGGGGGGTGCCCTGCTCTTTAGCCCTAACCCTCCTGCTGTCCTCCCAGCTGGGCTCTGCCCTTCCGAtccctgcctcctctcccctGTCTTATCTGATGCATCTCCCAGTACCAAAACTTCCACCGGCTTCTCCACCCCACTCCAAACTCCCCAGGATGACCTCGAAGTATCTGTCCGTCCTGGTTCCGGGGTATCAGCACGGCTAAGCTCTGGGACTAAGGAGAAGGGGGGCCGCAGGGACCTgcagatcaaggtgtctgcacgGCCCTACCACCTGCTCCAGGGGCCCAAGCCTGACTTGGTTATCG GACACTTGGCTGAGCTCGCTGCCCCGGTTACAG tccctcCGAGTGCCGGCCTTCTTCACCGAGAGCAGCGAGTACGGCTGTGTGATGGACGACCAGACCATGGCGGTGGCCACGGGAGGGGGCACCAGCCCTCCACAGCCCAACCCTTTCCGCTCCCCCTTTCGCCTCAGAGCGGCGGACAACTGTATGCCCTGGTAAGGCCTTCTTGCTCTCTGGCCACGCATCCTGAAAGGTCCACCGCTACCCTCGTCTCTGCGGTCCTGGGACCCTCCTGGTCCAGCCCTACACCCTGCTTTCGCCGCGCGCACTCCCACCACCCCCGCTGGAGGGTCTCGACAACGCCCACACACCCCTCTTTAGATCCAGCTCACAAAAATCTCTCCAACTCCTCgtttcccagccccgcccaccccacccccaccccccaccccccaccccggccccaacCCCTCAGCAAAAAAAAGCCAGGTTACGCTCGGGCTGGCAGAGCCCTAAGTTTAGCCCCACCCCCTGAAACTCGGAGCCCACAAACTCCGCCCCTTGGGAAAATCCCGGCCTCTTGGCACCGCCCCTGA